CCGCCGCCAGCTCGGTGCCGGTCGCGTAGCGCTCCTCGCGCGACTTGGCCATCGCCCTGACCACCACGGCGTCGAGCCCGAGCGGCAGCCCCGACCGCTTCGCGCTCAGCAGCGGCGGGTCCTCCGCGAGGTGCGCGTAGATGCTCGCGGCGTCGTTGTCCTTCTGGAAGGGCGGCACCCCGGTCAGCGACTCGTACAGCACGCAGCCGAGCGCGTAGATGTCGGTGCGCCCGTCCACGCTCTCGCCCTTGATCTGCTCGGGCGCGACGTAGTCGAGGGTGCCCACGTACTGCCCGGTCTTGGTGAGGCTGCGGGTGCTGCTGTTCTTGGTGATGCCGAAGTCGGCGACGTAGGCGTGGTCGGAGCTCTGCGGATCGGCCCGGGGCACCACCAGGATGTTCGCCGGCTTGACGTCGCGGTGGTACAGGCCGCGGGCGTGTGCGGCGTCGAGCGCGCCGCCGACCTGGGCGACGATCGCGACCGCGCGCGCCGCGTCGAGGGGGCCCTCGCGACGCACCAGCGCGCCGAGGTCGCAGCCGTCGACGTGGCGCATGGCGATGTAGAGGTTCCCCTCCGACTCGCCGGCCTCGTAGATGGGAATGATGTTGGGGTGGTCGATGGAGGCGGCCAGCCGGGGCTCGCGGGCGAAGCGCTGGCGCACCCGCTCGTCGTTGGACAGCTCGGTGGCGAGGATCTTGAGGGCCACGCGTCGCTGCAGCCGCAGGTCGAGCGCGAGGTACACGATGCCGACCCCGCCCCGGCCGAGCAGCCGTTCGATGCGGTAGCCGGCGAACTCGGCTCCCACCTGCGGGATGCCGCTCATGTCAGCCCCCCCCTCCCTCCACTGAGTCCCGAGAAGGATAGCCGAGCCCGGGCCCGGTGTCCTCAGCCGCTCTCGCCGTTGGCGGCGGCGGCCACCCGGCAGGCGACGAGGGTGACGTTGTCGCGCGAGCCCGCCTCCAGGGCGGCGTCGCAGGCGCGGGTCAGCAGCCCCTCGAGCGGACCCTCGCCGCCGAGCAGGCGGCCGAGCTGGTCACCGCCGAGGGGGTCCCAGGCACCGTCGCAGCAGAGCAGCAGGACGTCGCCGGCGCGCAGCTCCACCGAGAAGCGGTCGGCGTCGACGGGCTCGCCGGTGAGCGCCCGGGTGAGCAGGTTGCGTGGCGGGTCGGCGGCGCCTCCCAGCTCGAGGTGCCCGGCGCGGATCGCCTCGGCGAGCACCGAGTGGTCCTCGGTGACCTGCGCCGCGCCGCCGTCGCGGAGCAGGTAGGCGCGGCTGTCGCCGACGTTGCTGATCGACGCCCGTCCGGCGCTCACCGCCGCCAGCACCAGGGTGGTGCCCATCACCGCGCCGCCGTGGTCGCGGCGCAGCTCGGCGATCGCCGCATTGGCGCTCTCGCCGGCCTCGCCGAGGCCGGCATGGGGATCGGGGCTCACCCGGAGATGATCGGCGGCGTGGCGCACCGCCAGCACCGCGGCCTCGCGGCCGCCAGCGTGCCCGCCCATCCCGTCGGCGAGCAGCAGCAGGCATCCGCGATCGGGGTCGAGCGGCACCAGCGACCAGGCGTCCTGGTTCTCCGCGCGCACCGTGCCGCGGTCGCTGACGGCGGCGAGCTCGAGCAGGAGACCGCCGTCGGCGGCAATGGCGGCCTGCATGATCCGCGCCTCGGTCACCACCAGCCCCCTCCTCACCCGCGGGTGCATGTCCGTGGTGCCAGCATAGCCGCACCCGGGAGGAGGTGGGGATTCAGCAGTCGCGAAGCCCGGGGGTCTGGGACAGGATCTCAGGAGCCGGAACGGGTCGGGATCCGGACTCCGCCGGCGACCACGGCGCAGTTGCGCCCCGCCGACTTGGCCTCGTAGAGGGCGGCGTCGGCGCGGCGCACCAGCGCCTCGTGGTCCTCGACACCGGAGGCGCAGCCGATGCTCACCGTCACCGCGACGCTGGTCGCGCCCTCGGTGACGAAGGGCCGGCCGGCGATCGCGCCGACGATGCGCTGAGCGAGCGTCCCGGCGGCGGCGGCGTCGGTGGCGGCGCCCAGCACCAGGAACTCCTCGCCTCCCCAGCGGCCCACCACGTCCTCCTGGCGCACCCTGCGGCGCAGCCGCTCGGCGACCTGGCGCAGCACCGCGTCACCGCCGGCGTGGCCGAGGGTGTCGTTGATCTGCTTGAAGTTGTCGACGTCGATCATCAGCACCGCGGCGGGCTCCTGATGGCGGCGCGCGGCCGCGAGCATCTCCTGGAGCCGCTCCTCGAGGTGGCGGCGGTTGAAGATCCCGGTCAGCGCATCGGTACGGGTCACCGTCTCCAGCTCCGCGTTGCGCCGGCGGAGCTCGTCCTGCAGCGACTTGACCCGCAGCGCGGCGCTCACCCGGGCGATCAGCTCGCTGGCCTCGAACGGCTTGCGCAGGTAGTCGTGGGCGCCCTCCGACAGGCCCCGGACCACGTCCTCGGTCTCGGCATGCGCGGTGAGGAAGACCACCGGGATCTCGCGCATCTCCGGGTCCTCGCGGATGATCCGCAGCACGGTGTGGCCGTCGAGCCCGGGCATCTGCACGTCGAGGAGCACGACGTCGGGGCGGAGCATGCGGCAGCCGCGCACCGCCTGGTGACCGTCCTCCGCCTCCTCCACGCGCAGGCCGCGGGCCTCGAGCTGGCGCCGGAGCATCACCCGCACCACCCTCGAGTCGTCGGCGACCAGCACCAGGTGCCCCCCGCTCACCGGCGCAGCCGCCGCTCGATGGCGGGCGCGTCGACCACGAACAGGAGGTCGCGGCGCCGCGCGGACACGGTGCCGCCGACCAGCGCGTCGCGCTGCCCCCGAGGGGCCTCGCCGACGCTGCCGTCGTCGAGGTGCTCGATCCCGACCACCGCGTCGACGAGCAGGGCGAAGGGCTCACCACCGGTGTCGAGGACGATGACGTGGCTGCCGCCGGGCCCGAGCGGGGCGACCACGCTGAGGGCGAGGTCGTGCCAGCGCAGCATCCCGACCACGTCGGCCTCGAGGGTCGGCAGGGGCGTGACCTCGCTGGCGGGCCGGACCTCGCGGCAGTGCTCGACGGGCACGGCATAGTGCCCGTCACCGTTGCGGAACACGAGCACGGTGGTCATCGGCGAGCCTCCAGGCGGGCGGCGAGCAGGGCGGCGAGGGCACCGCGGTCGGGGCCCTGGAGGTCGCTGTCCGCGACCGCGTCCGCGGAGCGGGCGAGGGCGGCGCGTGCCGCGGTGAAGGCGCGGGCGGCGGCCCCGGCGTCTCCCGCCGCCTCGAGGGCGACGCCGAGCGACGCGTGGGCGGCGCCGTGGTCCGGCGCGAGGAAGGCGGCCTGCCGGAAGCTGCGGATGGCGCGGTCCAGATCGCCGGCGGCTGCGGCGGCCTCCCCGGCGGCGAGAAGCTCGCCGAGCCGAGGCAGCGCGGCCGGCGGCGGCACCGGCCGCCGGGTGCGGCTGGGGGGGCTGGGGGGGCTGGGGGCCCGGGCCGGGTGCGGGGCGGCGGCGGGGTGGTGGCGCACCGACCCGGAAGCGGCACCGGCGCCGGCGCGGCGGTGCACGAAGGCGTCACCGAGGCGCACCACCTCGAAGCCCGGCGGCGCCGACCCGCCGGCGTCCGAGGATGCGAGGAAGAGCAGCTGGCCGGGGGTGAGGTGGGCGGCGAAGCGGGCGAGCAGCGCCGCCGCGTCGGGCTCGCGCAGGTAGATGATCACGTTGCGGCAGAAGATGACGTCGAGGCCGCCGGGCGGTCCCGGGGCCGCGTCGGTGGTGAGGCCCTGCCGGCGCACCTCCACCCGTTCGCGCAGCGCGGGGACCACCTCGAAGCCGCCGGGCACGGGCCGGAGGTGGCGGGCGCGCCGCTGGGGGTCGAGGCCTCGCAGCTCGCGGTCGACGTAGCTGCCGGCAGCGGTGCGGGCAAGCGCTCGGGTGGAGACGTCGGTGGCCACCACCCGCCAGTCCGCCACCGGCGACTCGGCGAGCACCATGGCCAGGCTGTAGGCCTCCTGGCCGTTGGCGCAGCCGGCGCTCCAGACCGTCACCGGCCGCCCGGCGCAGTGCTCGCGCAGGTGCTGGGCGAGCGCCAGGAAGTGCGCGTCCTCGCGGAAGAACCAGCTCTCCTGCACGGTCACCAGGTCGCAGAGCAGCTGGGTCTCGGCGCCGCCGTCGGCGAGCCGCCCGGCGAAGTCGAGGACGTCCGCGTCCGCCGCCGCCGCGGCGTCCACCAGGCAGCGTTCCAGGCGGCCGCGCATCGCCGCCTCGTGACGCAGCCCGATGGCCCGCTCCAGCGCCGTCTCGGCGAGGCGCACGGCGTCGCTCGACCGCGTCATCGCGCGGCTCCCGCGGCGGCGGAGCGCACCGCGGCGGCAATGAGGTCGAGGGCGGTGAGCCGGTCCACCGCGCCCCGCTGCTGCGCCGCACGGGGCATCCCGAAGACCGCGCAGCTGGCCTCGTCCTGGGCGATCACCACGCCGCCCCGCTGCTGGAGAGCGAGCAGCCCGGCGGCACCGTCGTCACCCATCCCGGTGAGCACGACGCCGATCCCGGAGCCGCCGGCGTGCTCCGCGATGGAGCGGAAGAGGACGTCGGCGGAGGGGCGGTGGATCGACGGTGGCTCGGCGGCGAGCGCCACCCGCCGGGATCCGCCGAGGCCGAGGTGGACTCCCGGCGGAGCGACGTGCACCCACCCCTCGCGCAGCGCCATGCCGGCGGTCGCCACCTCGACGGGGAGCGCCGAGCTGCGGCGGAGGAGCTCGACGAACCCGGCGAGGAAGCGCTCGTCGATGTGCTGCACCAGCAGCACGGCGGCGCGGAGGCCCTCGAGCTGCCCCAGCACCCGGGCGAGCGCCGGCGGCCCGCCGGTGGAGGCGGCGATCCCGACCACGGGCATCCCCCGGTTCGCGCCGCCGAGCAGCCGCCCCCGGGTGTGCCGCACCACCGTCACCCGCCGGAGCATGCGCACCCGCCCGCGCAGCCGGCGGGCGTCGTCCTCACCCCAGCTCCGGGGGTTGACGATGCATTCCAGCGCCCCCGCGGCGATCGCCTCGCCGGGAAGCCGGCCGTCGCCGCCGCGGGGGTGGAGGACGAGGACGGGGACCGGGGAGTGGGCCATCACCTGGTCGATGACCGCGAGGCCGGCGTCGATCGCGGCGGGGGTTGCGGCGAGGTCGACGGCGAGCAGGTCGGGGCGCAGGGTGCGGGTGGCGCGGGCCGCCATCGCGGCGGTGGTCTGTGCCACCACCGAGATGTCGCCCTCGGCCTCGAGCGCGCGCAGCAGGGCGCCGCGTGAGCCGCCGTCGTCGCTCGCCACCACCACCGAGACGCGCCCCGTGCTCACCTCCGGCCGCCGAGCAGGCGGTCGACGGCGTCGAGCAGGGTGGCCTGGTCGAACGCGCTCTTCACCAGGTAGCCGTCGGCGCCGGCCTCGAGGCCGCGGCGGCGGTCCTCGTCGCCGGACCGCGAGGTGAGCACCAGCACCGCGGTGTTGCGCAGCGCCTGGTGGGCCCGGATCGCCTCGGTGAGGGCGAACCCGTCCATGCGCGGCATCTCCACGTCGGTGAGCACCAGGTCGGCGGGCCGCTCGGCGAGCCGCGAGAGCGCCTCCAGGCCGTCGCCGGCGGTGCGCACGTCGTAGCCGGCGCGCATCAGGATCGACCGCTGCAGCTCGCGCACGGTGAGGGCGTCGTCGACGACGAGCACGCTGCGCCCGGGGCGCGCCACCGGCGGGGCCGCCACCACCGGGGCGGGCCGGTGGATGCGCCGGGCGCGCTCGATCAGCGCTCCGGGCTCGAGCACGACGAGGACCGACCCGTCGGCCTCGATCGCCGCCCCGGCGACCACGTCGAGATCGGGCATCAGGCCGCCCAGGCTCTTCAGCACCACGTCGCGCTGCCCCTCCAGGGCGTCGACGCGCACCGCGTGGCTGCGGGTCGCCCCGGTGAGCACCAGCGCCGGGCCCTGCCCGCCGCCCTCCCCGGTTCCCAGGAGCACCTCCAGGTCGGTCACCGGCACCGCCCGGCCACCGGCCATGACCATCTGGCGGCCGCCGGCGTGGAGGGTGGCCGGATCGCCCGCGTTCACCGCGGTGAGCACCGCCTGGGCGGGGAGCGCGTAGCGGCGGGCGCCGCAGCGCACCACCAGGCAGGGCACCACCGCGAGCGTGATCGGGACCGAGAGGCGGAACTCGCAGCCGCGCCCCGGCTCGTTGTGCACCTCGATGCGGCCCCGGATCGCCTGGAGCTGGGCGCGCACCACGTCGAGGCCGACGCCGCGTCCGGAGACGTCGGTGAGCTCTCGCGCGGTGGACACGCCGGAGCGGAAGATGCCGCCGATGGCGGTCTCGTCGTCGTCCTCGGCGGCGGCGTTCCCGGCCGCCCGGACCGCGTCGACGTCGATGCCGCGTCCGTCGTCGCCGACCACCAGGACCACCTCCGACCCGAGCCGGTCGGCGTGGAGACGCACCGTGCCGTGGCGTGGCTTGCCCGCCGCGGCGCGCTCGTCCGGGGTCTCGACGCCATGGTCCACGGCGTTGCGCACCAGGTGGAGCAGCGGGTCGGCGAGCCGGTCGAGGACGTGCCGGTCGACCTCGGTGTCCTCGCCGCGCACCTCCCACACCACCTCCTTGCCGAGGGCGCGGGCGAGGTCGCGCACCGCCCGGTGGAGGGGATGGGTGATCGTCGACACCGGCACCATCCGGGTCCGCATCGTCAGCTCCTGGAGCTGCCCGAGGGTGCGGGCGAGGTCACGGAACTCGGTGATCGTCGAGGGCTGCTGCCCGGTGGCCTGGGCGAGGAGGTGGCCGGTGCGGAGCAGCGCCGTCGACGACTCCGTGACCAGGCGGACCAGCTCGTCGAGCCGGGCCACGGGCACGGCGATGGTCGGGGCCTCGGCGCGCGGCGAGGGCGGAGGCGCGGGGGCGGGCTCGCCGGCCCTCGCGGGCGCGAGCGGGACCGCTGCCGGCTCCGGAGCGGCGGCCGGGGGCCGCCCGGCGGCGCGGCGGAGCCGGTCCTCGAGGGCGTCGGCCTCGGCATCGTGGTCCTGCTCCCTGCCGGCGGCGTCGATCACCGTGCGCAGCCCGTCGACCGCCGCCAGGGCCGCGTCGACGAGCTCGGAGGAGATGCCGGCGCGGCCGTCGCGATAGGGGTCGAGCAGGTCCTCGAGGAGGTGGGCGAGACGGGTGACCCGGGGCAGGCCGACCATCGCCGAGCCGCCCTTCAGGGTGTGCGCCTCGCGCAGCAGCGCGGTCACCATCTCGGCGCGGCCGGCCTTGCCCTCGAGGCTGAGCAGGCTCGCAGCGAGGAGGTCGAGGCGTCCCCGGGCCTCCTCGGCGAAGAGGCCGCGGAACTCGGCGTCGTGCCCGAAGGGCCGCTCCACGGCGTCCATCCTCTAGGCGCCGCCGGTGCGGGCGGGGTCGAGCACGGTGTCGAGATCGAGGAGCGTCACCAGCCGGGCGCCGCAGCGGTGCACCGCCAGCGCCCCGGGCAGCTCGGGAGCGGCCACCACCTCGGCGAGCTCGCCCACCTCGGGAAGGGCGGTGGCGACCAGCGCTCCCCGTCCCGACGCGGTGTCCACCACCACGGCGTACGTCCACGACCCCGCCGGCGCCGCACCCAGGAGGACGCCGAGGTCGAGCAGGGGGACGATGTCACCGCGCACGTTGAGCAGCCCGCGGATCCATGCCGGCGCGGTGGGCACCGGGGTCGGGTGGGGGTCGGAGACCACCTCGCGCGCGGCCGCGACCGGCACCGCGTAGACGTCGTCCCCGAGCGGGACCAGCAGCGCCCGCACTCTCAGCGACCGCCGCCGGCGCCCACGGCGACGTCGAGGTCGGTGGCCAGGCCCGCCTGCGCGGCGGCGGCGGCGGCGATCTCCTGGGCGGTCGCCGACACCTGGCGGCTGCTCACCGTCACCTGCTCCATCGCGGACACCACCTGCTCGGTCGCTGAGCGCTGCTGCTGGGTGGTCATGCGCACCTGGGCGCAGCTCTCCACGACCCGCTCCATCAGCGCCAGCCCGGCCTGCATCTGCTTGGCGCCCTTCTCCATCGCCATCACCGTGGCGTTGGTCTCGGCCTGGGTCCCCTGGACGATGTGGCCGATCTCCCCGGCGGAGGTCTTCGAGCGCTCGGCGAGGCGGCGGACCTCGTCGGCGACCACGGCGAAGCCACGCCCCGCCTCGCCGGCGCGGGCGGCCTCGATGGCGGCGTTGAGGGCGAGCAGGTTGGTCTGGTCGGAGAGGTCGTTGATCAGCGTGAGGATGGCGTTGATGTCGGTGACCCTGGTGGCCAGGCTGAGGGTGCGCTCGCTGGAGACGCGCATGTCCTCCTGCGCCTGCTCGAGGCTCTGCCGGGTCTCCTCGGCCTGAGCCGCGACCTCGTCGAGGGTCTGGGCCACCGAGCCGGCGGCGCGCGCCAGCTCCTCCATGCTCGCCGAGGTCTCGGTCGCGGCCGAGCTCTGCTCCACGGTGCTGGCGGCGAGCTGCTCCGAGGCGCTGCTCAGCCGGAGCGCCGACCCGGCGCTGTCGGCGCTCGCGATGCGCAGCCGCTCGACCAGGTCGGAGAGCCGCTGCACCATTCCGTTGAAGGCGGCACCGAGCCGGACCAGCTCGGCGGCGCCGCCCGGGTGCACCCGCACCGAGAGGTCGCCGGCGGCGACCCGGTCGGCGGCCTGGCTCAGCTCGGTGATCGGCCGGGTGGTGCGGCGGGCGAAGACGACCGCGAAGCCGGTGAGCAGCAGCGCTCCGGCGACCACCAGGACGACGGCGAGGGTGCGCAGCCCGTCGATCGGGCTCAGCGCCGCGCCGGCGTTCTCCGAGACCACCACCGCCCAGTCGACCCCCTGGACGGTGTCGTATCCGGCGAGGACGTCGTCGCCGTTCTCGCCCGGCCCGCGGACGGCGCCTGACCTGCCGCCGAGCCCGGCCTCGACCGCGGCGGTGCGCACCTGGGTCTGGAGCGCGCCGGCGGCGATCATGGTGGCGTCGGAGCCGACCGGCATCCCGGTCCGGTAGACGAGGTGGTGGTCCTGGTCGACCGCCACCAGCTGGCTGCTGGCGCGGGTGTTGGCGTCGAGGTCGCGCAGGGTGGTCGCCAGAGCCGCCGGGCGGAGCACCGCCACGACCACCGCCTCGGGGCGGCCGTCGGCGCCGTTCACCGGGGCGGAGACGAACCAGCGGAGGTGGCCCCCCTGGTTCCTGATCGGGCTGAGCACCGGCCCCGCGGCCGCGGCCTGGAACCAGTCCTGGCCGCCCACGTCGAGGCCGAGCTGCGGATCGGTGGCGGCGATGACGCGGCCGCCGAGGTCGACGACCTCGAGCACCGAGTAGGGGTCGGAGGGGGTGGGGGGCGGGAGCAGCGCCCTGCTGGAGGCGGTCACCGGCCGGCCGCCGAGGAGGGCGGCGGCGTGGGTCAGGTCGCGGTTGCGCTCCTCGAGCCACCCCTCGAGCCGCGAGGTCGCCGCCCGGGCGAGGTTCTCGGCGGAGATCGAGCTCTCGTCGGCGATCGTCGCCGAGGCGCTCCGGCTCAGCAGCACGGCGAGCAGCACCATGATCGGCAGCGCGGCGGCGAGCACGCCGGCGAGCAGCCGGACGAAGAAGCGGCTGCGGTGGTCGGCCCAGATGGAGCGGAGATCCATGGAGGTGGGGTGTCCCCAGTGCCGCGCGCAGAGCAGATCAGCGTCGCCGACCCGGCGGCGGGCAGTCTCCGGGCGATCGACGTCTCACATCGTGTCGCCGCTCTGGGGGCCGACCACCGCCGTTGACGGATCCGTTTCCCGGTTGTCGGTCCGGCGTCGCGGTGCTACCCGTGCCGCCCGAGCAGCCGCCGCACCGCCCAGCGGAGGTCGGCCGCCGCCGACCGCCAGTAGCACTCGGCGACGTAGTACAGGCCCAGCAGGGTGATCAGGCCGATGCCGAGGTCGACGCTCCTCCGGCCCTGCTGCGCCCAGTAGACGTCGCGGAGGTTGAGCAGCAGCGCGAACTCGTCGACCACCAGGGCCGCGCCGATCCCGAACGGGATGGCGAGCCGGGGGTGCCACCGGGACTGGTCGAGGTTGAGGGCGAGGAAGCCGCTGACCAGGACCAGGGCGATGCCCCAGACGTAGTGGTGGATGTGGAGGCCGCCGCCGGTCACGATGTCGTGGAACGGGCCCAGCTGGATGTGGATCGCGTAGGTGAGCGCCCGGATCAGCCCGAAGGTGATCCCGAAGGAGAGCAGCAGCCGCAGCGCCGTCCGCCGGCGGTCGTCGAGGTGCCGGGCGGCGCTGCCGCGGAGGCGCCCGCCGAGGCTGTCGCGACCGGGGGCGGCATCGCCGGCGGGGTGGGGGCAGCGCCTCATCGCCGCGGATTCTGACGCCGCGGTCAGCGCACCGTGCCCTCGAGTCGCGCGCTCGCCGGGCGCGCGCCCGCGACCGGCACCAGCAGCGAGCCGGCCTGGTGGCCGGAGGTGGCGGCGCTGAGCTGGACGGTCACCCCGCAGCTGCCGCCGGGGGCCAGCCGCACCCGGCTGCAGCCGTCGCGGACGATCCGGAAGGCGGGGGCGGTGGTGGTGACCACCCCGACGGTGACCGCCGACGGCCCGGTCGCGGTCACCGTGAACGTGACCAGCGGGCTCAGCGCCGAGCCCGCGGGGACGGTCTCGGTGAGCCCCGGAGGCTGCACCCCCAGCGGCGCGGGGGCCAGCGCGACCGCCGGGTGCGGCGCCGGCGGTGGGGGCGAGGCCGGCGGCGGCGGGGGCGCGGGTGGGGGAGCGGCGGCGGGCGAGGGCGGGGCGGTGGGGGCGGCGGCGCGGTCGGCGGTGTCGGGCGCGGTGACCGGGCCGGTGGGTGGCGCCGGCGCCGCCGGGGGGGCGGGCGCGGCCCGCAGCGCGACCGGCGCCGGGTGGCCGCCGCCGGCGACGCGAACGCCGGTGACCCCCACCGCGGCGGCGAGCCCGGCGGAGACCACCCATCCCGCCCGCATCCCCGAGGTGAGCCCGCGGGCGCCCCGCCGTCTCGTGACCATCCTCACCGCCTCCCTCGCGCGCCTCGACGCCGTCGCCATGTGACGTCGGAGCAGCACCGGAGCTTGCGCTTCTCGTAAGGTCGGCAGGGTGGTGACCGAACGCTCGCGGGTGGTGATCGTCGGTGCCAGCACCGCGGGTCGCAGCGCGGCCGTCGCCCTGCGCGAGAACGGCTACGCCGGCGAGGTGCTGATGGTCGGTGAGGAGCCCCATCCCCCCTACGACCGTCCCCAGCTCTCGAAGCAGTTCCTGTGCGGGGACGCCGCCCTCGACGACGTCATCAGACCGATGCGGTTGACCCCGGAGCACGGGGTCGAGGCCCGGCTCGGGGTCCGCGCGCTGCGGGTGGTGCCCGAGGAGCACGCCGTCGAGCTGGAGGGTGGCGAGCGGGTCGGCTACGACCACCTGCTGATCGCCACCGGGGTGCGCAACCGGCGGCTGGCGGTGCCCGGCGCCGGCCTCGACGGCGTGCTCGACCTCCGCGACCTCGCGACCTCCGAGCGGATCCGCGCCGCGGTCCGCCCCGGCTGCCGGGCGGTGGTGGTGGGGATGGGCTTCATCGGCTGCGAGGTCGCCGCCGCGCTGCGCCGTCTCGGCGCCGAGGTGGTCGCGGTCGAGCCCCTCGCGGTGCCCCTCGAACGCAGCCTCGGCGAGACCGTGGGCCGGGTGGTCGAGGGCCTCCACCGCGACCACGGGGTCGAGCTCCGCCTCGGCGAGGGCGTGGCCGGCTTCGAGGGGTCGGGCCGGGTCGAGCGGGTGCTGACCCGCAGCGGCGGCCACATCGACTGCGACGTGGTGGTGGTGGGCGTGGGCGTCGTGCCCGCGGTCGAGACCGTGACCGGCACCGCGGTGCGGCTCGACGACGGCGTCGTCGTCGACGGGGGCTGCCGCACCACCGTGCCCCAGGTCTTCGCCGCGGGGGACGTGGCCCGGCAGCACCACCCGGTGGCGGGTCGCGGGATCCGGGTCGAGCACTGGCAGAGCGCCATCGGCCAGGGCAGGGTGGCGGCGCGGAACATGCTCGGCCACGCCGAGGTGCACGACGAGATCCCCTGGTTCTGGTCGGACCAGTACGACTGCAATCTCCAGTACGCCGGCTTCGCCGGGCCCTGGGACGAGCTCGCGGTCCGCGGCAGCCTCGAGCAGCGGCGCTTCGTGGGCTTCTACCTGCGCGAGCGCCGGGTGGTGGCCGCGGTGGCGATGAACCAGGGGCGCGACCTGCGCCGGACGGTGCCGCTGATCCGCGCCGGCACCGTGGTCGACCCGGTGCGACTCGCCGACCCCGGTGTCGACCTCCGCAGCCTGGTCCGCCAGCACGTGGTCTAGCCGCTGAGGTCAGGGCGCGCCCCGGCCCCCCTCGGCCCGGAGCCGCGCGATCACCGCGGGCAGCTGCTCGAGCCCGGCGTCGATCACACTCTCGACGAAGCGCGACCACTCCACCCCGCCCACCTCGACCTCGGCATAGCCGTGGGCCGCGGCGAGCCGCCGGCCGGTGCGCTCGTCGAGCGACAGCCCCGGGGTCGGGGTCGGGGTCGGAGTCGGGGCCGGGGCCGGCGCGGGGTGGCGCGGCGGCCGGGCCGGCGGTGCGGTCGCGGCCGGCGGCGGCGGCGGTGAGCCGGCGGCCGGTCGCCGGGCCGGTGGCGGCCCCGGGACCATCGCGGAGACGGTCTCGGCGTCCGCGCCGGCGGGCGCGGGGATCGAGATCTCGGTCTCGCCGAGGCGGATCACGTCGCCGGGGCCGATCTGCTGGGGACGGCCGGTCAGCTGCGCGCCGTTGACGAAGGTGCCGTTGCTGCTCCCCAGGTCGGTGACGAAGAGCCCATCCGGGCCGGGGGTGAGGGTGATGTGGCGGCGCGAGGCGGCGTCGTCGTGGAGCAGCAGGCCCCGGCAGTCGCGCCCCACCTCGACCCGGGCGGTCACCGGGACCCGGCGCGGCTTGCGGCCCGGCTCGCGGATCTCGACGATCACGCCCTCCATCGCGGTCAGCTCTGGAGCAGCCCGAACCGGGTGACCGTGATCTCGGTGACCGGCGTCGACACGCAGTCGCCCTTCACCGGACGCACCACGAAGGCGCCGGGGAAGGCGTCGCCCGAGGTCTGGCCGGCGCCGGGGCCGAGGCTGAAGGTCACCGGGAACCGGAGGTGCACCGGACCGCCGCCGGTGGGGAGGGTGATGGAGAAGAGCGCCTGGCCCAGGGCCGAGCTGCAGCTGCCCTCGATCACCCCGACCTCGCCGAAGGTGCCCGGGCCGGTCACCTGCCGGCCCTGCACGGTCCCGCTGCACTGGATCGTCCCGGTCTCGCCGTGGCTGCTGAACAGCGCCCGCTGGTTGGTCGTGGTGGTCCCCGGCGTCACCGTGTCGGTCCACTGGTGGACGCAGGCGGCGCTGCTGGCGGCGGACGCCGCCGGGGTCGGGTGGAGGGAGGGCGCGATCACCGCGAGGGCGGCCACGACGAGCAACAGCAGTCTTCCTCGCACCCCGCGCATGGCCTTCCTCCTGGGGCGACGGCTGCCCCGACTGCAGGGTACTCCTTCGCCGTCACCCGACCCGCCCGGCGAGGCGGCGCCCCTGATAGCCTCGGTCCATGACCGAGAGCCCGATGTCCCGGATCGCCGACCTGCGCCGGCCGGCGTGCGCCCACTGCGGGGTGCGCGCGTCCGCGGCCACCGCGCCGGAGCCGGGCCGGGTCGAGGTGGTGGCGATGGCGGCGACGGCGCTGCCCGTGATGGTCTGCCCCGCCTGCCGGGTCCAGGGCATGGGCAGCGACCGGGTGCCGCTCTGCCGCGGCTGTGCCGGGGGCGGCACCGGCTCGCTCCCGCACCTCGGCGTCTAGCGAGGCGGTTCGGGTGGGCATGCTCGACCGCCTCCTCGACCGGCGGCTGCCCCGCGACGGCGACGAGGCGGGGCGCTTCCTCG
This genomic interval from Candidatus Dormiibacterota bacterium contains the following:
- a CDS encoding protein phosphatase 2C domain-containing protein, which gives rise to MTEARIMQAAIAADGGLLLELAAVSDRGTVRAENQDAWSLVPLDPDRGCLLLLADGMGGHAGGREAAVLAVRHAADHLRVSPDPHAGLGEAGESANAAIAELRRDHGGAVMGTTLVLAAVSAGRASISNVGDSRAYLLRDGGAAQVTEDHSVLAEAIRAGHLELGGAADPPRNLLTRALTGEPVDADRFSVELRAGDVLLLCCDGAWDPLGGDQLGRLLGGEGPLEGLLTRACDAALEAGSRDNVTLVACRVAAAANGESG
- a CDS encoding diguanylate cyclase, whose product is MSGGHLVLVADDSRVVRVMLRRQLEARGLRVEEAEDGHQAVRGCRMLRPDVVLLDVQMPGLDGHTVLRIIREDPEMREIPVVFLTAHAETEDVVRGLSEGAHDYLRKPFEASELIARVSAALRVKSLQDELRRRNAELETVTRTDALTGIFNRRHLEERLQEMLAAARRHQEPAAVLMIDVDNFKQINDTLGHAGGDAVLRQVAERLRRRVRQEDVVGRWGGEEFLVLGAATDAAAAGTLAQRIVGAIAGRPFVTEGATSVAVTVSIGCASGVEDHEALVRRADAALYEAKSAGRNCAVVAGGVRIPTRSGS
- a CDS encoding chemotaxis protein CheW; translation: MTTVLVFRNGDGHYAVPVEHCREVRPASEVTPLPTLEADVVGMLRWHDLALSVVAPLGPGGSHVIVLDTGGEPFALLVDAVVGIEHLDDGSVGEAPRGQRDALVGGTVSARRRDLLFVVDAPAIERRLRR
- a CDS encoding CheR family methyltransferase, whose protein sequence is MTRSSDAVRLAETALERAIGLRHEAAMRGRLERCLVDAAAAADADVLDFAGRLADGGAETQLLCDLVTVQESWFFREDAHFLALAQHLREHCAGRPVTVWSAGCANGQEAYSLAMVLAESPVADWRVVATDVSTRALARTAAGSYVDRELRGLDPQRRARHLRPVPGGFEVVPALRERVEVRRQGLTTDAAPGPPGGLDVIFCRNVIIYLREPDAAALLARFAAHLTPGQLLFLASSDAGGSAPPGFEVVRLGDAFVHRRAGAGAASGSVRHHPAAAPHPARAPSPPSPPSRTRRPVPPPAALPRLGELLAAGEAAAAAGDLDRAIRSFRQAAFLAPDHGAAHASLGVALEAAGDAGAAARAFTAARAALARSADAVADSDLQGPDRGALAALLAARLEARR
- a CDS encoding CheB methylesterase domain-containing protein, with the protein product MSTGRVSVVVASDDGGSRGALLRALEAEGDISVVAQTTAAMAARATRTLRPDLLAVDLAATPAAIDAGLAVIDQVMAHSPVPVLVLHPRGGDGRLPGEAIAAGALECIVNPRSWGEDDARRLRGRVRMLRRVTVVRHTRGRLLGGANRGMPVVGIAASTGGPPALARVLGQLEGLRAAVLLVQHIDERFLAGFVELLRRSSALPVEVATAGMALREGWVHVAPPGVHLGLGGSRRVALAAEPPSIHRPSADVLFRSIAEHAGGSGIGVVLTGMGDDGAAGLLALQQRGGVVIAQDEASCAVFGMPRAAQQRGAVDRLTALDLIAAAVRSAAAGAAR